Proteins from one Streptomyces genisteinicus genomic window:
- a CDS encoding HAD family hydrolase: protein MSTPTGPAVVFDLDGTLVDSEPNYYEAGRRLLAAHGVDGFGWEEHSAFIGIGTRETLEVLRARYALDASLEDLLAEKNRIYLELARRSTAVFPEMRRFTGLLAAAGVPMAVASGSSRAAIEAVLAGTGLDSLFPVVVSAEEVPRGKPEPDVFLEAARRLGAAPADCVVVEDAPPGAAAARAAGMRCIAIPYVPSTADDAAFLAADLRFPGGQREFTAHAAGAWLLGGAGR from the coding sequence ATGAGCACCCCAACCGGCCCCGCGGTCGTCTTCGACCTCGACGGCACCCTCGTGGACAGCGAACCCAACTACTACGAGGCGGGGCGCCGCCTGCTCGCCGCGCACGGGGTGGACGGCTTCGGCTGGGAGGAGCACAGCGCGTTCATCGGGATCGGCACCCGCGAGACGCTGGAGGTCCTCCGCGCCCGGTACGCGCTCGACGCCTCCCTGGAGGACCTGCTGGCGGAGAAGAACCGGATCTACCTGGAGCTGGCGCGACGGTCCACCGCGGTCTTCCCGGAGATGCGGCGGTTCACCGGGCTGCTGGCGGCTGCAGGCGTGCCGATGGCGGTGGCCTCGGGTTCGTCGAGGGCGGCGATCGAGGCCGTCCTCGCGGGGACGGGTCTCGACTCCCTGTTCCCGGTGGTGGTCTCCGCCGAGGAGGTGCCGCGGGGCAAGCCGGAGCCCGACGTCTTCCTGGAGGCCGCACGGCGTCTGGGCGCCGCGCCGGCGGACTGCGTGGTGGTGGAGGACGCGCCGCCGGGCGCGGCGGCCGCGCGGGCAGCCGGGATGCGCTGCATCGCGATCCCGTACGTTCCCTCGACCGCGGACGACGCGGCGTTCCTCGCCGCTGACCTCCGGTTCCCCGGCGGGCAGCGGGAGTTCACGGCGCACGCCGCCGGCGCGTGGCTGCTCGGCGGCGCCGGGCGCTGA
- a CDS encoding DUF2617 family protein, whose product MNGISLTTPYLDTDADQLSFSLEQGPLDALAVREVSVGTTAVQLRLLGASHQVLTGPVCETVACLPDVAGGLPGSAAREFDGWSYRFGARVERLDGDRFGERVAWILDRSHGDPAALYGVFPGSPEAVTALCVERRASGLSWRTWHTYPQSRQIVATHTRLEAR is encoded by the coding sequence GTGAACGGCATATCCCTGACGACCCCTTACCTGGACACCGACGCGGACCAGCTCTCCTTCTCCCTGGAGCAGGGGCCGCTCGACGCCCTCGCCGTCCGCGAGGTGTCCGTCGGCACGACCGCCGTCCAGCTGCGGCTGCTGGGCGCCTCGCACCAGGTTCTGACCGGTCCCGTCTGCGAGACCGTGGCCTGCCTGCCGGACGTCGCGGGCGGCCTGCCCGGCTCCGCGGCCCGCGAGTTCGACGGGTGGTCCTACCGCTTCGGGGCCCGCGTCGAACGCCTGGACGGGGACCGGTTCGGCGAACGGGTCGCCTGGATCCTCGACCGGTCCCACGGCGACCCGGCCGCGCTGTACGGCGTTTTCCCCGGCTCCCCCGAGGCCGTCACGGCGCTCTGCGTCGAGCGCCGGGCCTCCGGGTTGAGCTGGCGCACCTGGCACACCTATCCGCAGAGCCGCCAGATCGTGGCGACGCACACCCGGCTGGAGGCCCGATGA
- a CDS encoding DUF4247 domain-containing protein — translation MKTARIISATVMAAAALTACGSDDDDDHNAAPSSWIRQQYSAATTGSGYVDSADRIPAVAKEIDGNTSARDRISAADVELLRYRDDIVAVTPLAAGGSRIEIDDYRTGYNRWQTRIGSVWPDPASSAFRGGGPGEGK, via the coding sequence ATGAAGACCGCCCGAATCATCAGCGCGACCGTGATGGCGGCGGCCGCGCTGACCGCCTGCGGGAGTGACGACGACGACGACCACAACGCGGCGCCGTCGTCCTGGATCCGGCAGCAGTACAGTGCCGCCACCACCGGCTCGGGGTACGTCGACTCGGCCGACCGGATACCGGCGGTCGCCAAGGAGATCGACGGCAACACCTCGGCCCGCGACCGGATCAGCGCCGCCGACGTGGAACTGCTGCGCTACCGGGACGACATCGTCGCGGTCACGCCGCTGGCGGCGGGCGGCAGCCGTATCGAGATAGACGACTACCGCACCGGCTACAACCGCTGGCAGACGCGCATCGGCAGCGTATGGCCGGACCCGGCGAGCAGCGCGTTCCGCGGCGGCGGCCCCGGAGAGGGCAAGTAG
- a CDS encoding DUF350 domain-containing protein, giving the protein MSEIFESAGIALLYGLVGFVVMAVGFIALDLVTPGKLVHVVWTERNRGAAVLLAGQTIAIGLVIDQSIRASESEQGLEYGLLSTLLYGLAGVVVMTFISVVVGLLTPGRLGHAVLDDNGDRPHPAAWVQAAMYIGTAFMVGAAVS; this is encoded by the coding sequence GTGTCCGAGATATTCGAGTCGGCAGGCATCGCCCTGCTCTACGGCCTGGTCGGCTTCGTCGTGATGGCGGTCGGCTTCATCGCGCTCGACCTGGTCACCCCCGGCAAGCTCGTCCATGTGGTGTGGACCGAGCGCAACCGCGGCGCGGCGGTCCTGCTGGCCGGCCAGACCATCGCGATCGGCCTGGTCATCGACCAGTCCATCCGGGCCAGCGAGTCCGAGCAGGGCCTGGAGTACGGCCTGCTCAGCACCCTGCTGTACGGCCTCGCCGGTGTGGTGGTGATGACGTTCATCTCCGTCGTCGTCGGCCTGCTGACGCCCGGCCGGCTCGGCCACGCCGTGCTGGACGACAACGGCGACCGCCCCCACCCCGCCGCCTGGGTGCAGGCCGCGATGTACATCGGCACGGCCTTCATGGTCGGCGCCGCCGTCTCGTAG